The Microbacterium sp. LWH7-1.2 genome window below encodes:
- a CDS encoding ABC transporter ATP-binding protein, with protein sequence MSAPLLEVQDLSVEYVTEARTVRAVDRVSFSIAEREVFGLAGESGCGKSTIANAILRLLRDPALISGGSIRFAGTDVLALTPEELREFRWRQVAMVFQSAMNSLNPVMTVGDQIADIFTTHEGASRKSALARAGQLLDLVGIPRERLKSYPHQLSGGMRQRVVIAMATALRPPLLIMDEPTTALDVVVQQEIMAQIKDLQRELGFAILFITHDMSLMVELSDRMAVMYGGRFVETARAGEIFAAPQHPYTRALMNAFPPMSGPRARLQGLGEGVRFRDIADLEQVGPTHWVAPSDGASLITETIS encoded by the coding sequence ATGAGCGCTCCGCTGCTCGAGGTCCAGGACCTTTCCGTCGAGTACGTCACCGAGGCCCGCACCGTGCGCGCCGTCGATCGCGTGTCGTTCTCGATCGCCGAACGCGAGGTGTTCGGTCTGGCGGGCGAGTCCGGCTGCGGCAAGTCCACGATCGCCAACGCGATCCTGCGGCTGCTGCGCGACCCCGCGCTCATCTCCGGCGGCTCGATCCGCTTCGCCGGCACCGATGTCCTGGCGCTCACCCCAGAAGAGCTGCGGGAGTTCCGCTGGCGCCAGGTGGCGATGGTGTTCCAGAGCGCGATGAACTCGCTCAACCCGGTGATGACCGTCGGGGACCAGATCGCCGACATCTTCACCACGCACGAGGGCGCGTCCCGCAAGAGCGCGCTGGCCCGCGCGGGCCAGCTGCTCGATCTCGTCGGCATCCCCCGCGAGCGGCTGAAGTCGTACCCGCACCAGTTGTCGGGCGGGATGCGGCAGCGCGTGGTCATCGCGATGGCGACGGCGCTGCGACCACCGCTGCTCATCATGGACGAGCCCACCACGGCGCTCGATGTGGTGGTGCAGCAGGAGATCATGGCGCAGATCAAAGACCTGCAGCGCGAGCTCGGGTTCGCGATCCTCTTCATCACCCACGACATGTCGCTCATGGTCGAGCTGTCGGACCGCATGGCCGTGATGTACGGGGGGCGCTTCGTCGAGACTGCGCGAGCGGGAGAGATCTTCGCCGCGCCGCAGCATCCGTACACCCGCGCTCTGATGAACGCCTTCCCGCCCATGTCGGGCCCGCGGGCACGACTGCAGGGGCTGGGCGAAGGCGTGCGGTTCCGCGACATCGCCGACCTCGAACAGGTCGGACCCACGCACTGGGTCGCACCGAGCGACGGCGCATCCCTCATCACGGAGACGATCTCATGA
- a CDS encoding ABC transporter permease, which yields MAELDLGSPPAPDGQVVAPPPPPRRRGGGGLLRGLLGNGKSLSGVVILVLFALMAIFAPVIAPGDPTLIQGIGSQPPSAEHWLGTTAKGQDVFALNVWGARSSLFVGFTVGIAATFVGLLVGLASAYLGRTIDNLLSLVTNVFLLLPGLPLLVILAAFLPQGLGTVILVLVITGWAGSARVLRSQAMSIRGKDFVSAAQVTGEGGLRIMFREMLPNMASIVMSTFLACVIFGIGAQAGLEFLGLGDISTVSWGTNLYWASNDGALLTGAWWVFVPPGVCIALVAFALALVNYGVDETTNPRLRRPRRRTTPDAPTRVAARTRKEAAR from the coding sequence ATGGCCGAGCTCGATCTCGGCTCGCCCCCCGCCCCCGACGGCCAGGTCGTCGCGCCACCGCCGCCCCCCCGCCGACGCGGCGGGGGAGGACTCCTCCGCGGGCTCCTCGGCAACGGGAAGTCCCTCTCCGGCGTCGTCATCCTGGTGCTCTTCGCGCTCATGGCGATCTTCGCCCCGGTCATCGCGCCGGGCGACCCGACCCTGATCCAGGGCATCGGCTCTCAGCCGCCGTCCGCCGAGCACTGGCTCGGCACGACCGCGAAGGGACAGGACGTCTTCGCCCTGAACGTGTGGGGCGCGCGATCGTCGCTGTTCGTCGGGTTCACGGTCGGCATCGCCGCCACCTTCGTCGGCCTCCTCGTCGGTCTCGCGTCGGCCTACCTCGGCCGCACGATCGACAACCTCCTGTCCCTGGTGACCAACGTGTTCCTGCTCCTTCCCGGGCTGCCGCTGCTCGTCATCCTCGCCGCGTTCCTGCCGCAGGGCCTCGGCACCGTCATCCTGGTGCTCGTCATCACGGGCTGGGCCGGTTCCGCCCGCGTGCTGCGCTCGCAGGCCATGTCGATCCGCGGCAAGGACTTCGTCTCCGCCGCCCAGGTCACCGGTGAGGGCGGGCTGCGCATCATGTTCCGCGAGATGCTGCCCAACATGGCGTCGATCGTCATGAGCACGTTCCTCGCGTGCGTCATCTTCGGCATCGGCGCCCAGGCGGGTCTGGAGTTCCTCGGACTCGGCGACATCAGCACCGTCAGCTGGGGCACCAACCTGTACTGGGCGAGCAACGACGGTGCCCTGCTGACGGGAGCCTGGTGGGTGTTCGTGCCTCCCGGCGTGTGCATCGCCCTCGTCGCCTTCGCACTCGCGCTCGTCAACTACGGCGTCGACGAGACGACCAACCCCCGCCTGCGACGCCCGCGCCGGCGCACCACGCCCGATGCACCCACCCGTGTCGCCGCGCGCACGCGGAAGGAGGCAGCGCGATGA
- a CDS encoding glycoside hydrolase family 32 protein, with protein sequence MTATSTSTLVPAELIARAAADPHRPAYHFTAPAGWLNDPNGLTQRDGEYHLFYQFNPYAPLHHRIHWGHAVSTDLVHWRDLPIALTPSDGPDVDGCWSGVLVYDGDTPTIVYSGRHGDRELPCVATGSPDLVEWTKVAENPVIAAPPAGVEVTAFRDHCVWREGETWRQLIGSGIRGRGGTAFLYESTDLREWAYVGPLLVGDSAVGEAGAPDWTGTMWECVDLFRIGGEDAAHRDILVFSAWDDGVTHHPLYWSGRYEGDRFTSAALHRLDLGGRYFYAPQSMRDESGRRLMFGWLQEGRPDSAAVAAGWSGVMSLPRVVTAAPDGSIHQAPAPEVDALRDEQVASFSSVLSADPVDVVRGDELDLELRLTIPDDGAVTIALRATDDDAERTVLHLRRHGDRAELRLDRTRSSLDPVVDASPRAGEVPVDADGGLDVRILVDHSALEVFAGGVPLTARVYPTRPDALAIRLSGDGVPAQLRVWSMHRVARDAAAGV encoded by the coding sequence ATGACCGCGACATCCACATCCACGCTCGTCCCGGCCGAGCTGATCGCGCGCGCCGCCGCTGATCCGCACCGCCCGGCCTACCATTTCACTGCGCCTGCGGGATGGCTGAACGATCCGAATGGCCTGACCCAGCGAGACGGCGAGTACCACCTCTTCTATCAGTTCAACCCGTATGCGCCGCTGCACCACCGCATCCATTGGGGGCACGCCGTCAGCACCGACCTGGTGCACTGGCGCGATCTGCCGATCGCGCTGACCCCGAGCGACGGCCCCGACGTCGACGGATGCTGGTCCGGCGTGCTCGTGTACGACGGCGACACGCCCACGATCGTGTACTCCGGTCGGCACGGTGACAGGGAGCTGCCGTGCGTGGCGACCGGTTCGCCCGATCTCGTCGAGTGGACGAAGGTCGCCGAGAACCCGGTGATCGCGGCGCCACCGGCGGGTGTCGAGGTCACTGCGTTCCGCGACCACTGCGTGTGGCGCGAGGGTGAGACCTGGCGCCAGCTGATCGGCTCCGGCATCCGGGGCCGCGGAGGAACGGCGTTCCTCTACGAGTCCACCGACCTGCGCGAGTGGGCCTACGTCGGGCCACTGCTGGTCGGCGACAGCGCGGTGGGCGAGGCGGGCGCTCCCGACTGGACCGGCACCATGTGGGAGTGCGTCGACCTGTTCCGGATCGGCGGGGAGGATGCCGCGCACCGCGACATCCTCGTGTTCTCGGCGTGGGACGACGGCGTCACCCACCACCCGCTGTACTGGTCCGGTCGGTACGAGGGCGACCGCTTCACGTCGGCGGCGCTCCATCGCCTCGATCTGGGCGGACGCTACTTCTACGCGCCGCAGTCGATGCGCGACGAGTCGGGTAGGCGCCTCATGTTCGGCTGGTTGCAGGAGGGGCGACCCGACAGTGCCGCCGTCGCAGCGGGGTGGTCGGGCGTCATGTCCCTGCCGCGCGTGGTGACGGCCGCGCCGGACGGATCCATCCATCAGGCGCCGGCTCCCGAGGTCGACGCGCTACGCGACGAGCAGGTGGCGTCCTTCTCCTCGGTGCTGAGCGCCGATCCGGTGGACGTCGTCCGTGGGGACGAGCTCGATCTCGAGCTGCGGCTGACGATTCCCGACGACGGTGCCGTCACGATCGCCCTGCGGGCCACCGACGACGACGCCGAGCGCACGGTCCTGCACCTGCGGCGGCACGGCGATCGCGCCGAGCTGAGGCTGGACCGCACCCGGTCGAGCCTGGACCCCGTGGTCGACGCGAGCCCGCGCGCGGGAGAGGTGCCCGTGGACGCCGACGGGGGCCTGGACGTGCGGATCCTCGTGGACCATTCGGCGCTCGAGGTGTTCGCGGGCGGAGTCCCGCTGACGGCGCGCGTCTACCCGACCCGTCCCGACGCCCTCGCCATCCGCCTGTCGGGGGACGGCGTCCCGGCGCAGCTGCGCGTCTGGTCCATGCACCGGGTCGCACGGGACGCGGCGGCCGGCGTATGA
- a CDS encoding ABC transporter permease, producing MGYMLRRFGFYLVAFWVSITLNFFLPRFMPGDPVSRMVARLQGQIRPDQIEALKESFGLSDAPLWEQYLRYLGQVFTGNLGFSISRFPTPVIDVISSVIGWTFLLGFVSLIVAVVIGNVLGILAAWRRGGILDSVVPPVLIFIGSFPYFWLAMGLLYLFGVTLQAFPLRHAYAVGTVPEFSIAFLGDVAYHLILPATSIVLVSIGGWMLGMRNTMIATNAEDYIVMAEAKGLRPNRVMMQYAARNALLPSVTAFGMSLGFVVGGALLTEVVFAYPGVGYTLLAAVQNLDYPLMQGLFLTITTAVLIANFLVDIVYVRLDPRVRVS from the coding sequence ATGGGCTACATGCTGCGGCGCTTCGGGTTCTATCTCGTCGCGTTCTGGGTGTCGATCACCCTCAATTTCTTCCTGCCCCGCTTCATGCCGGGCGATCCGGTGTCGCGCATGGTCGCGCGTCTGCAGGGGCAGATCCGTCCCGACCAGATCGAGGCGCTGAAAGAGTCCTTCGGACTCAGCGACGCCCCGCTGTGGGAGCAGTACCTGCGCTATCTCGGGCAGGTCTTCACCGGCAACCTGGGCTTCTCGATCTCGCGGTTCCCGACGCCCGTCATCGACGTCATCTCCAGCGTCATCGGCTGGACCTTCCTGCTCGGCTTCGTATCGCTGATCGTCGCCGTCGTCATCGGCAACGTGCTCGGCATCCTGGCGGCTTGGCGCCGTGGCGGCATCCTCGACTCCGTCGTGCCGCCCGTGCTGATCTTCATCGGCTCGTTCCCCTACTTCTGGCTCGCGATGGGGCTGCTGTACCTCTTCGGGGTCACGCTCCAGGCCTTCCCGCTGCGGCATGCGTACGCGGTGGGCACCGTGCCCGAGTTCTCGATCGCCTTCCTCGGCGACGTCGCCTATCACCTGATCCTGCCCGCGACCTCGATCGTGCTCGTCTCGATCGGCGGCTGGATGCTCGGCATGCGCAACACGATGATCGCCACGAACGCCGAGGACTACATCGTCATGGCCGAGGCGAAGGGCCTTCGCCCGAACCGCGTCATGATGCAGTACGCGGCGCGCAACGCCCTGCTGCCGTCGGTCACCGCATTCGGCATGTCGCTCGGCTTCGTGGTCGGAGGCGCGCTGCTCACCGAGGTCGTCTTCGCCTACCCGGGCGTCGGCTACACGCTGCTCGCCGCAGTGCAGAACCTCGACTATCCCCTCATGCAGGGGCTTTTCCTCACGATCACCACGGCCGTGCTGATCGCCAACTTCCTCGTCGACATCGTGTACGTGCGCCTCGATCCGCGCGTGCGCGTGAGCTGA
- a CDS encoding glycoside hydrolase family 32 protein has translation MSIGPGQPAGRTMRPEFHFSVPDNWKNDPQRPIFVDGEYHYYYLYNADYLAGGIGTSWRRATTRDHVSFVDHGVAIEKFTNGNGDCWSGSLVIDTEDTAGFGRGAVIAVVTQARVDQVPEGGQAQFIWYSTDGGRSFRPGGNDPVLADPDRTEFRDPKVIWDGSRGRWFMALAEGYRLGFYASPDLATWTRVGEFARGDLGLLECPDIFEMTADDGSSQWVLGVSANAKYRGLPATYAYWTGAFDGSRFLPDAHEPRWLDWGFDFYGAVTYAHHDASGAEDPSLRHAIGWANFWDYPHNTLTLVADGYNGDDMIVRDLRLVREHDGYALAAVPTAALTGYATRTHRLGDVEVDGDLDLEVRAPAYDLSCEIQWDSDAADHTGDIGFEVCRAAGGSRFVAAGLNLFGPHAYVDRTLTVNPTRGRTQAPLDPSAGRVGIRLLVDRTSVELFVDSGRSVQSHRVFPAPGDDGIRLFARGATAVFHDVTIRELSVPTPTRA, from the coding sequence ATGAGCATCGGCCCCGGGCAGCCGGCGGGGCGCACCATGCGGCCCGAGTTTCATTTCAGCGTGCCCGACAACTGGAAGAACGATCCGCAGCGGCCCATCTTCGTCGACGGCGAGTACCACTACTACTACCTGTACAACGCGGACTACCTCGCCGGCGGCATCGGCACGTCGTGGCGCCGGGCCACCACCCGGGATCACGTGAGCTTCGTCGATCATGGCGTCGCGATAGAGAAGTTCACCAACGGTAACGGTGACTGCTGGTCGGGATCGCTCGTCATCGACACCGAGGACACCGCCGGGTTCGGACGCGGAGCGGTGATCGCCGTGGTCACCCAGGCCCGGGTCGACCAGGTGCCCGAGGGAGGCCAGGCACAGTTCATCTGGTACTCCACCGACGGCGGCCGATCCTTCCGGCCCGGCGGGAACGACCCGGTGCTGGCCGACCCGGACCGCACGGAGTTCCGCGACCCCAAGGTGATCTGGGACGGCAGCCGTGGCCGGTGGTTCATGGCCCTCGCCGAGGGCTACCGCCTCGGCTTCTACGCGTCGCCCGATCTCGCCACCTGGACGCGGGTCGGCGAGTTCGCCCGCGGCGACCTGGGACTGCTGGAGTGCCCGGACATCTTCGAGATGACCGCCGACGACGGATCGTCGCAGTGGGTTCTCGGGGTCAGCGCCAACGCGAAGTACCGCGGCCTTCCCGCCACCTATGCCTACTGGACGGGTGCCTTCGACGGCAGCCGGTTCCTTCCCGATGCGCACGAGCCCCGCTGGCTCGACTGGGGCTTCGACTTCTACGGCGCCGTCACCTACGCGCACCACGACGCCTCCGGTGCGGAAGACCCGTCCCTTCGCCACGCGATCGGCTGGGCGAACTTCTGGGACTACCCGCACAACACTCTCACCCTCGTGGCCGACGGCTACAACGGCGACGACATGATCGTCCGGGACCTTCGCCTGGTGCGCGAGCACGACGGATACGCCCTCGCCGCCGTTCCCACCGCCGCGTTGACGGGGTACGCCACTCGCACGCACCGCCTCGGCGACGTCGAGGTCGACGGTGACCTCGATCTCGAAGTCCGCGCGCCCGCGTACGACCTGAGCTGCGAGATTCAGTGGGATTCCGACGCTGCGGACCACACCGGCGACATCGGCTTCGAGGTGTGCCGTGCCGCCGGCGGGTCTCGCTTCGTCGCCGCCGGGCTCAACCTGTTCGGTCCGCACGCCTATGTGGACCGAACGCTGACCGTCAACCCCACGCGAGGCCGCACGCAAGCCCCGCTCGACCCGTCGGCCGGACGCGTGGGGATCCGCCTCCTGGTCGATCGGACGAGTGTCGAGCTGTTCGTGGACAGCGGTCGCAGCGTGCAGTCGCACCGCGTCTTCCCGGCCCCCGGGGATGACGGCATCCGACTCTTCGCGCGCGGCGCGACCGCGGTCTTCCATGATGTGACGATTCGCGAACTCTCCGTTCCCACGCCCACGCGCGCGTGA
- a CDS encoding ATP-binding cassette domain-containing protein, which produces MTAHDTPVLSTRGLEKTFTIGGTLSRKRVRALGGVDLDIAHGEIVALVGESGSGKSTLARCLARLEQPSAGTFLFEGEDVMATSKRRATREYRSAVQMIFQDPFGSLNPVHRVGHFLERPLRIHGAASGRAAMEQAKQRLMQKVGLPAEMLERYPHELSGGQRQRIAIARALAVNPRLILADEPTSMLDVSVRIGVLNLMRTLCEEQGISMLYITHDLASARYLADRIVVMFAGEFVEGGDAMELLANPQHPYTRLLISAVPDPRRTEPFDPVERARLRRQVLRPTRCALAHTAAEPCSDAKAVFHHVSEQPEHWVRCGLYAPPSDAPGTALELSDDLEESPAA; this is translated from the coding sequence ATGACCGCACACGACACCCCCGTGCTCTCGACTCGGGGACTCGAGAAGACCTTCACCATCGGCGGGACGCTCTCGCGCAAGCGGGTGCGCGCCCTCGGCGGCGTCGACCTCGACATCGCGCACGGCGAGATCGTCGCGCTGGTCGGCGAGTCCGGCAGCGGCAAGTCCACCCTCGCCCGGTGCCTCGCGCGCCTGGAGCAGCCGTCGGCGGGCACGTTCCTCTTCGAGGGCGAAGACGTCATGGCGACCTCGAAGCGACGCGCGACCCGGGAGTACCGCTCGGCCGTGCAGATGATCTTCCAGGACCCCTTCGGCTCGCTGAACCCGGTGCACCGCGTGGGCCACTTCCTCGAGCGTCCGCTGCGCATCCACGGCGCCGCGTCCGGACGCGCCGCCATGGAGCAGGCCAAGCAGCGACTGATGCAGAAGGTCGGCCTTCCCGCCGAGATGCTCGAACGCTACCCGCACGAGCTCTCGGGCGGTCAGCGCCAGCGCATCGCCATCGCCCGCGCGCTCGCCGTGAACCCGCGGCTGATCCTGGCCGATGAGCCCACGTCGATGCTCGACGTGTCGGTGCGGATCGGGGTGCTCAACCTCATGCGCACGCTCTGCGAGGAGCAGGGCATCTCGATGCTCTACATCACGCACGATCTGGCCTCGGCGCGCTACCTCGCCGACCGCATCGTCGTCATGTTCGCGGGCGAGTTCGTCGAGGGCGGCGACGCGATGGAGCTGCTGGCGAACCCGCAGCACCCGTACACGCGGCTGCTGATCTCGGCAGTACCCGACCCCCGGCGCACGGAGCCGTTCGACCCGGTCGAACGCGCTCGCCTCCGCCGCCAGGTGCTGAGGCCGACTCGGTGCGCGCTGGCCCACACCGCCGCCGAGCCGTGCTCCGACGCGAAGGCGGTCTTCCATCACGTCAGTGAACAGCCCGAGCACTGGGTGCGGTGCGGGCTCTACGCACCACCCTCCGACGCGCCCGGCACCGCGCTGGAACTGTCCGACGACCTCGAAGAGAGCCCTGCCGCATGA